The Terriglobales bacterium genomic sequence ACGAGATCGCGCGCTCCGAGTGGTACCTGCAGGGGCGTCTGCCGCTGCATACCCTGCGGGCCGACATTGATTACGGATTCTCCGAGTCCAAGACCAGCTACGGCGTGATCGGGGTGAAGTGCTGGATCTACAAGGGCGAGATCCTGGCGCAGAAGAAGCGTCAGGAGGCTGCGCCGGCTTCGCTGTTTTAACCGAGAACCGGGAACTGAGAACTCTTTATGTTGATGCCGAAAAAAGTGAAGTATCGCAAGCAGCAGCGGGGACGCATGCGCGGCAAGGCGCAGCGCGGCTGCGAGCTTTCCTTCGGCGACTATGGCCTGAAGGTGCTGGAGCCGGGGTGGATCACGGACCGGCAGATCGAGGCCAGCCGCGTGGCCATCGCCCGCTTCGTGCAGCGCGGCGGCAAGGTGTGGGTGCGATTGTTCCCGGACAAGCCGGTCACCAAGAAGCCGGCCGAGACCCGCATGGGTAAAGGCAAGGGCGCGCCCGACCACTGGATCGCGGTGGTGCGGCCGGGGAAGGTCCTGTTCGAGATGGAAGGGGTGACGAGGCAGGACGCCCAGGAAGCGATGCGCCTGGCCTCGCACAAGCTCGGGCTGCGCACCCGCTTCGTGGCCCGCGTGGGAGCGCACTAAGGGCATGAGAAAGCGAACCATGGCCAAGAAGGGTTCCAAACCGGCGAAAGCGGCTTCCAAACCGCAAGTGCCGCGGTCGCACGCCTTCTCGGTGCGCGAAAACAAGTCGGCGGAGAAGCTGCGCAACCTGTCATCGCCGGAGCTGGAGAACAAGTGGCGCGAGTTGCAGGACCAGCTGTTCCGGCTGAAGTTCCAGTTGCGGATGGGGCAGACCGAGAGCCTGAAGAAGATCCGCGGCTTGCGCCGCGACCTGGCCCGGGTGAAGACCATCGCCCGGGGGCGTGTGCTGGGCACCGAGCCTATGGAGACGGAGAAGAAATGATGGCGGAGAAGAGCGGGGCAAGGCACGAAGGACAGCGAAACACGAAGGTGGGAGAAGTGGTTTCCACCATGATGTCCAAGACCATCGTGATCAAGGTGACCCGGCAGAAGCAGCACCCACTCTACGTTCGCGTGGTCAAGAAGTCGAAGAAGTTCTACGCCCACGACGAGCAGGAGACGGCGCGGGTGGGAGACGTGGTGCGCATCGAAGAGACGCGGCCGCTCTCCAAGCTCAAGCGCTGGCGGCTGAAGGAAGTGGTGCGCCGGGCGGCGGTGGTGCCGCAGCTGGCGGACGACGTGGAAGCCAAGGCCTAGGGAGACGGAGAGAGCGATCATGTCAGTGCGAATGCGATCGATGCTCGAGGTGGCCGATAACTCCGGCGCCCGCCGGCTGCGGATGATTCTGCCGCTGGGCGGATCGACCGGGGCCTCTGCCGGCCTGGGCGACATCATCACCGCCTCGGTCAAGGAAGCCGCGCCCGACAGCCCCATCAAGAAAGGCACGGTGGTGAAGGCGGTGGTGGTGCGGACGCGCAAGGAACATCGGCGGCGCGACGGCACCTACATCCGCTTCGACCAGAACGCCGTAGTGCTGATCAGCGAGGGGGGCGAGCCGGTGGGCACACGCGTCTTCGGGCCGGTGGCCCGCGAACTGCGCGAAAGAAAGTTTCTGAAGATCGTTTCCCTGGCCCCGGAGGTGCTGTAACAGGACCTATGCATGCGCGAGTGGACATCCGGCGGAACGACAGGGTGAAGGTGATCACCGGGCGCGACAAGGGCAAGGAAGGACGCGTGCTGCGCGTCTTCCCCAACGACGCCAAGGTGCTGGTGGAGCACGTGATGATCGTGAAGAAGAACGTGCGGCCCAACCCGGGGCGGAACATCAAGGGAGGCGTGGCGGAGCAGGAGAGCCGCATCGCCATCTCCAACGTGCAGCTGGTGTGCCTCACCTGCGGCCCGGTGCGGGTTGGACACGCGGAGCGCGGGAACCGCAAGGTGCGCGTCTGCAAGAAGTGCGGCACCACGCTGGACAAGGACAAATAAGGTTTTTCGAGAACGACCATGGCAGAGAAAACTAAAGCCCGACTGAAAGAAAAATTCGAGAAAGAAGTCAAGCCGGCTCTGATGAAGGAGTTCGCGCTGGGGAATCCCAACGCCGTGCCACGCCTGCACAAGATCGTGATCAACATGGGAGTAGGCGAGGCCACGCAGAACGCCAAGGCGCTGGATCCGGCGGTGCAGGAGCTGGGACAGCTCACCGGACAGCGTCCGGTGGTGACGCGGGCGAAGAAGTCCATCGCGGCGTTCAAGGTGCGTGAAGGGATGCCCATCGGCGCCATGGTCACCCTGCGCGGCGACCGCATGTACGAGTTCTTCGACCGGCTGGTGAACCTGGCTCTGCCCCGGGTGCGCGACTTCAAAGGCCTCTCTCCCAAGTCGTTCGACGGGCTGGGCAACTTCACCCTGGGACTGCGCGAGCAGCTGATCTTTCCAGAGATCGATTACGCCAAGGTGGACAAGCCCCGGGGCATGAACGTCACCATCGTGACCACGGCGCAGTCGGATGACGAGGGCCGGGCCCTGCTGAAGCTCATGGGGATGCCGTTCCGGCAGGCCAAGGACGAAGAAGAAAAGAAGGTAGAGAAGAAGGTGGAGAAGAAGGAAGAGAAGAAGGAAGAAAAGAAGGTAGAGAAGGTAGAGAAGAAGGAAGAGAAACCCGAGAAGGAAAAGGCGGCGAGCTAAGACATGGCCAGAACCTCACATATCGCCAAGGCAAACAAGAAGCCCAAGTTCCCGGTCCGGCAGCACAACCGCTGCAAACTGTGCGGACGGCCGCGCGGATACATGCGCAAGTTCAGCCTCTGCCGGCTGTGCTTCCGCGGACTGGCGCTCCGGGGCGAGATCCCCGGGGTGATGAAGTCGTCCTGGTAGGGAGAAACGAAGATTGAGTTCCGTTGCCGCGGGTTCTCCCGCAATTTGGGAGCGAACGGGTGACCTAAGGAGAAGCAGTCGATGGGAGTAACCGATCCGGTAGCAGATTTGCTGACGCGCATCCGCAATGCGCTCCAGGCCCGGCACCAGAAGATGGACGTGCCTTCCTCCAAGCTGAAGCTGGAGATCGCCCGCATCCTCAAGGAGGAGGGCTTCATCGCCAACTTCAAGGGGCTGGAGGAAGAAGGGTTCAAGGTGCTGCGGGTGTACCTGAAGTACGGGCCCGACAACGACCCCGTGATCTCGAATCTGGCGCGAGTGTCGCGCCCGGGATGCCGGGTGTATGTGGGGCGCAATGAGATCCCCCGGGTGCTGGGCGGGATGGGCATCAACATCCTGACCACGCCCCGCGGGGTGATGACCGGCCGCCAGGCCCGCAAGGAAGGCGTGGGCGGCGAGATCCTGTGCGAGGTTTGGTAGCGATTTCGTAGAGACGCGGCATGCCGCGTCTCTACTGAGAACCGGGAACTGAGAACTGTTATGTCGAGAATAGGGAAAAAGCCGATCCCCCTGCCTGCGGGCGTGAAAGTCCAGGTGGAAGGGAACGTTGTGGCCGTGCAGGGGCCCAAGGGCAAGGTGGAGACGCATCTGCCGGCCGGGGTGAAGCTCGAGCAGAAGGACGGACAGGTGGTGGCGGTGCGTGAGGACGACTCCAAAGCCGCGGTGCACGGGCTGGTGCGTGCCCTGGTCTACAACGCGGTGCAGGGCGTGAGCCAGGGCTGGTCGCGCGATCTGGAGATCGTGGGCATCGGCTATCGCGCCGAGCTCAAGGGCAGCAAGAGGACGGTGGTGTTCTCGCTCGGCTACTCGCATCCCATCGAGTTCCCGCTGCCCTCGGGCATCGAGGTGGTGGTGGACGCCAAGCAGGTGAAGCTTACGTTGAGCGGCGTGGATCGCCAGAAGGTGGGCCAGGTGGCCGCCGACATGCGCAGCCTGCGGCCTCCGGATCCCTACAAGAATAAGGGGATCCGCTACGCGGGCGAGCGGTTGAAGAAGAAGGTCGGAAAAACCGGGGCGAAGTAACTGAGAACCGAGAACTGACATGATTCCTCAAGTATCGAAGAACCAGACGCGGCAGCGGGTGCACAAGCGCATCCGGGAAAAGCTGCGGGGCACGGCGGAGCGGCCGCGGCTGAACGTATATCGCTCGCTCAACCAGATCTACGCGCAGCTGATCGACGACGCCGAGGGCAAGACCCTGGTCTCGGCCAGCTCGCGGGAGAAGGGTGCGACCTCCAAGACCGGAGGCAACGTGGCCTCCGCCAAGGCAGTGGGCAAGGCGCTAGCCGAGCGTGCCCGCCAGAAGAGCATCACCAAGGTGGTGTTCGACCGCGGCGGCTACATCTACCACGGGCGCGTCAAAGCGCTGGCCGACGCCGCCCGCGAAGCAGGTTTGCAGTTCTAGGAGAGGGCACGGGAGCTCAATGGCAGTAATCAGAAAACGACTCGATGCGGGGAAATATCAGCTGAAGGACCAGGTGGTAGCGGTGAACCGCGTGACCAAGGTGGTCAAGGGCGGCAAGAACCTGTCCTTCGCCGCGCTGGTGGTGGTGGGCGATCCGGGCGCCGCCGTGGTGGGCTACGGCTCGGGCAAGGCCAAAGAGGTCCCGCAGGCCATCCGCAAAGGCATCGAGGCGGCCAAGAAGAACCTGCTCAAGGTCAACATGAACCAGACCACCATCCCGCACACGGTGCTGGGCCGCTTCGGTGCGGGCCTGGTGCTGCTGAAGCCGGCGCCGGAAGGCACGGGAGTGATCGCCGGAGGCGCGGTGCGCGCGGTGATGACCTCGGCGGGCA encodes the following:
- the rplP gene encoding 50S ribosomal protein L16, with the translated sequence MLMPKKVKYRKQQRGRMRGKAQRGCELSFGDYGLKVLEPGWITDRQIEASRVAIARFVQRGGKVWVRLFPDKPVTKKPAETRMGKGKGAPDHWIAVVRPGKVLFEMEGVTRQDAQEAMRLASHKLGLRTRFVARVGAH
- the rpmC gene encoding 50S ribosomal protein L29, with protein sequence MRKRTMAKKGSKPAKAASKPQVPRSHAFSVRENKSAEKLRNLSSPELENKWRELQDQLFRLKFQLRMGQTESLKKIRGLRRDLARVKTIARGRVLGTEPMETEKK
- the rpsQ gene encoding 30S ribosomal protein S17, coding for MAEKSGARHEGQRNTKVGEVVSTMMSKTIVIKVTRQKQHPLYVRVVKKSKKFYAHDEQETARVGDVVRIEETRPLSKLKRWRLKEVVRRAAVVPQLADDVEAKA
- the rplN gene encoding 50S ribosomal protein L14, whose product is MSVRMRSMLEVADNSGARRLRMILPLGGSTGASAGLGDIITASVKEAAPDSPIKKGTVVKAVVVRTRKEHRRRDGTYIRFDQNAVVLISEGGEPVGTRVFGPVARELRERKFLKIVSLAPEVL
- the rplX gene encoding 50S ribosomal protein L24 translates to MHARVDIRRNDRVKVITGRDKGKEGRVLRVFPNDAKVLVEHVMIVKKNVRPNPGRNIKGGVAEQESRIAISNVQLVCLTCGPVRVGHAERGNRKVRVCKKCGTTLDKDK
- a CDS encoding type Z 30S ribosomal protein S14: MARTSHIAKANKKPKFPVRQHNRCKLCGRPRGYMRKFSLCRLCFRGLALRGEIPGVMKSSW
- the rpsH gene encoding 30S ribosomal protein S8; this encodes MGVTDPVADLLTRIRNALQARHQKMDVPSSKLKLEIARILKEEGFIANFKGLEEEGFKVLRVYLKYGPDNDPVISNLARVSRPGCRVYVGRNEIPRVLGGMGINILTTPRGVMTGRQARKEGVGGEILCEVW
- the rplF gene encoding 50S ribosomal protein L6, which gives rise to MSRIGKKPIPLPAGVKVQVEGNVVAVQGPKGKVETHLPAGVKLEQKDGQVVAVREDDSKAAVHGLVRALVYNAVQGVSQGWSRDLEIVGIGYRAELKGSKRTVVFSLGYSHPIEFPLPSGIEVVVDAKQVKLTLSGVDRQKVGQVAADMRSLRPPDPYKNKGIRYAGERLKKKVGKTGAK
- the rplR gene encoding 50S ribosomal protein L18, whose product is MIPQVSKNQTRQRVHKRIREKLRGTAERPRLNVYRSLNQIYAQLIDDAEGKTLVSASSREKGATSKTGGNVASAKAVGKALAERARQKSITKVVFDRGGYIYHGRVKALADAAREAGLQF
- the rpsE gene encoding 30S ribosomal protein S5, encoding MAVIRKRLDAGKYQLKDQVVAVNRVTKVVKGGKNLSFAALVVVGDPGAAVVGYGSGKAKEVPQAIRKGIEAAKKNLLKVNMNQTTIPHTVLGRFGAGLVLLKPAPEGTGVIAGGAVRAVMTSAGIQNVLTKSLGTANPHNVIKATFDALSQLRDRNDVAARRGKSVQEL